CAAAAGGACCCCTCCATGCTGAGGCCTGAATACATGAGGGCTCTCTGAATGAAAAACCAGAAAAAAACCGATAGAATCAATGATTTTGAAACTATTGATGTAGCTGTCCGCGTAAGGTATGCGGATACGGACAAGATGGGCGTTGTCTATCACGGAACATACTCCGTATACTTTGAGGTTGGAAGAAGCGAGTATATTAGAAAAAAGGGGTTTACATACAGAGATTTCGAAGAAATGGGCTATCAACTCGTAGTTGTTGAGCTGGAGGCAAGATACTACAGCTCCGCTACCTACGACGACCTGCTAACTGTGAAAACCGGCATATCGGAGCTAAAATCCAGAGGGCTTACATTCCATTATGAGATATACAAAAACGGCAACATGATAGTGGAAGGAAAGACAAAACATATCTGTTTAAACGCAGGCAAAAAGCCTGTATTAATCCCCTCGCCTCTTGTTGAAATCCTGAAGGATGTCAAACCCCAATAATATTCTGGTAATACGATTAAGCTCCTTAGGCGATGTTCTTATGAGCATCCCCGCTGTTATTGCTATCAGAAATACCTATAGCGATGCCCGTATCTGCTGGCTTGTCGAGGGCTCTGTCAGTCGGTTCCTGTCATATCAGGATTTTGTAGACGATGTGATTGAGTTCCCAAGACATAGTATTGTCAGGGCCATCAAAAAAAGTGATCCCATACGGGCAATAAAAGAGATAAATGCCTTTTTGAAGAGGCTGAGAAAGGTTGAATATGACATTATTGCCGATTTTCACGGGATAATTAAGAGCGCAATATTCGCAAAGATTGCCCGTGGAGCCAGAAGGATCGGTTTTGGAAAGATATATGCCAAGGAAAAGAGCCATCTTTTCTATGGTGAGGCGGTCACTGCCGGTAATAACAGGATCCATAAGGTTGAAAGGAATATGCTGATCGCACATTACCTTGGCGCCGGTAAAGAAATTCCGGAGGTGAAACTTGTTGTCCCATCTGAAATGGAAAAATATATAGACAGTTTTTTTTCAGAGGCAGACCTCTCCGGGGCGGTCTTTGCGGTAAACCCTTTCTCCAGCAGCGGGAGTGCGTATAAAAGATGGAACATCAAGCATTACGGGGCATTAATTAAAAAGATAAGTAATGAGATAGGCGGCCATGTATTGATATTGTGGGGTCCAGGTGAAAAAAAAGAAGCGGAACATTTAAGGCAGATTTCAGGTGATGGGGCATTATTATCCTGTTCGACAGACGTCCCCCAACTCTTTGCTCTTTTGAAAAAGGTTGACATGTATATCGGCGGCGATACGGGTGTTATGCACCTCGCAGCATTTGCAGGCAGGCCTGTAGTTGCAATATTCGGCCCCACAGATGTCAATATTAATGCCCCCTTTGGGCAGAATAATATAATAGTAAGAAAGGATTTACCGTGCAGCCCGTGCAAAAACAAAAAATGCCAAAACAGGAAATGTGTTGAAAGCATTACGGTAGACGAGGTTTTTGAGGCAGTGGTGAAGATGCATAAGTCGGTTCATAATTAATGGTTCGCGGTTCACAGTAAAACCGGAAGAATATTTGCCATTAAACGGTGAACTGCAAACGCTATGTTTCGCATAAGGTGAAAATAATGAAAGTATTGTTTATATATCCCAACCTCTATGCACAGATAGGATTCAGTTACGGGATTTCCTATATATCCGGTCTTTTAAAGGCAAAGGGCATAGAGACTTATCTTTTAAATGTGAATGAAAAACTCGGCTACCCCCTCGATTTTGACAGGATAAAAATGGATGTTCTTTCTATCAAGCCGGATTTTATAGGTTTTTCAGTCCTTACCAACCAGTACAAATACGCCCTTGAGATTGCACATAGTATAAAGGGATACTATGATGCCCCCATAGTCTTTGGAGGGATTCATCCAACTATGGACCCGCACGGCACAATTGCCGAAGGTCCCGTAGATTATATATGCATCGGTGAAGGCGAAGAGGCATTTCTCGAACTTATCCAAAAGGCTGATCCGAGAGGAATAAGAAATATCGGTTATAAAGATGGGGGCAGTATAATCCTTGAGCCCTTACGGCCATTCACAGATATAACAAAGCTTCCCTTTAAGGACTATGAAATCTTTGACTTTCAGCAAATGATAGACGCAAAAGATGGATGGGTGGGGCTCCTTGCTTCGAGAGGATGTCCTTTTCGTTGCACCTATTGTCTGAATCACAAGATTATGAAATTGTATAAAGACAATGGTTACCTGCCGAAGGAATATTTGAGAAGGCATGAGGTAGATGAAGTAACTAGCGAGATTGAATACCTCCTCGCACGCTATAAACGGATAAAGATGTTTATATTTGATGACGATGTATTTACCTTTGACAAAGCATGGCTCAAGGAGTTTTCTGAAAAATACAGGGCGATAACCGACATCGGTTTTGTCTGCAATGCACATGCACGTATATTTGACGAAGACATGGCGCGATACCTCAAAGACGCAGGGTGCAAAATAGTCAAATTCGGGCTGGAAAGCGGCAGCGACAGGGTGCGAAGGAACGTACTGAACAGGTACATGACAAATAAGGATATTGAGCGGGCATTCAAAATGGCGCATAAGTTTGGACTCCACACGTCTGCATTTGTTATGATAGGGTTGCCGCATGAAGAAAAGGCAGATATGGTGGAAACGATGGACCTTCTCGCAAGGATACAGCCGGGCAGAATACGCTGGTCGTTATTTTTCCCTTTTATCGGCACAAAGGCGTATGATATAGCAAAAAAGGCCGGGCAGATCGATTTTGAAAAGATGGGCCTCCTCGATAATTTTACCGATGAGACATGCATGATACTCGGGGAAGGTGCAGACCTTTTTGTAAATAAATTAAAGACCATGTTCTGTCTGTTTTTAAACGGTTATGCAGATATGGACGGCCAACAGAAATATGCACAGCTTGTCAGTAAGGTTGAATCGTCAACAGCAGAAGGCTGGCGTGAAAACAAAGGGCTTTTCATACAACAGATGAACATGTTGGATAAAGAGATGGAAGAAAAGGAAAGATGTTTTTACACAGTAAAATACAATGCTTTTATGGGCGTGAGAAGTGACTGGAAAGACGATAGTATATCTGCCTAACTGGCTGGGCGATATGGTTATGGCGATCCCTTTTCTTAATTCCCTGAAGGCCTCTCTGGACGGCGAGCTATGGGGGATCGGAAAAACAAGTGCCATACATATATACAACGGCCTTAACATTTTTGACAGATTCATACCTTTAGACAGCAAAGGGCCTATCCCGTTACTCGATACAATAACCCTTGTAAAAGATCTTGGTTTTGAAAGGAGCATTGCACTACCCCATTCTTTCCGCTCCGCCCTACTGTTCTATCTGGCCCGTGTCAACGAAAGAATCGGATATTCGAGAAACAAAAGAGGTTTTATGCTCACGCAACGTGTGGCAGAAGACAATACCCTTGAGCCCACAGTAGAACATTATCTGAAGATTATAGATGCATTGGGAGGCAAAAGACTGCCTGACACCCCTGCTCTTTGCATTACGGATGATGAGGAGCATAAATTTGACCAGAATAATATGGATATTAATAAACCCTATTTAGCCTTTATTATCGGTGCTCAGTACGGTCCTTCGAAATGCTGGCCCCCCGGTCATTTCTCAGAGCTTTCCGATATGATTGCAGGGGCTTACGGCATGAAGGTATATGTGCTGCCGGGAAAAGGTGAGGAGGGTCTTGCCCGTGAGATATACAATGGAACTGACAGAAAAGAGTTTATAGAAATTAAATCTATGGATATAAGGGACCTGAAAGTTTGCCTTTCAAGGGCATCTGTTGTTGTGAGCAATGATACGGGTCCAAGACATATTTCGGCAGCGCTTTGCGTACCTACTCTTGTACTTTTGGGCCCCATGGATGAAAGATATACCAAATATCCGAATAATTACACATATCAAATCAGCAAAGATATACCGTGCAGGCCCTGTAATAATAAAAAATGTAATAAAAACCACGAATGCCTGAAAGGCATAAGCCCGAAAGAGGTGTTCTTAAAGCTGGAGGAAATTATTGAAAGCAGGTAACAAAGTGATGAAACTAAAACAGGAAGGGAAAAGGCAGGCATTCAGCATAGAGAAAATCATCGGCAGATTTAAGGGGAAGAAGATATGTGTTATCGGGGATATCATCGCCGATGTGTATATCTTCGGGAAACCATACAGGCTTTCAAGGGAAGCCCCGGTTGTTGTTGTAAAGTATGAAGAAGAGATGGTGTACCCGGGAAGCGCAGGGAACACGATAAACAACCTTCTTGCACTCGGAGCACAGGTATTCCCAATTGGTTTTATAGGTAAGGATAACGCAGGGGATAGATTGATGGAGTACTTTTCCCGCTACAAAACGATATCAATGGACGGGCTTGTAAGGTACAAAGGAGCAACGGTCACAAAGACAAGAATACTGGCCGGGGATACCCACACATCAAAACAACAGGTAATACGAATAGACAAGGATAGCAATGAACCTGTTCCGCAACAGGCAAGAGCTCTTTTTACAAAAAAATTGGCGGAGATTGCCCCCTCGATGGATGCATTCATTGTGTCCGACTATGGACATGGCACAGTTGACAACAGAACTATCGAAACCATGAGGGATATGGCAAAAGACAAGGTCGTTGTCGGTGATTCACGTTATAATCTCAATGCTTTTAAGGGACTGACAATGATTACGCCGAATGAGTCGGAGGCTTACTCGCTCAGTTCTATGGATGAAGGGCATGATATTGAAGCAGCGGGCAGAAAAATTATGGATTTTATGGATATAGCCGCACTGCTTATTACAAGAGGGAATAAAGGCATGAGCCTTTTTCTGAAGGACGGAAAGGTTCATCATATACATATCTCAGGAACTGATGACGTGACAGATGTAACAGGCGCCGGCGATACCGTATGTGCTGCGCTGACGCTTTCACTCGCAAGCAGCGCTGATTTCTATACAGCCTCAAGGATTGCCAACTATGCAGCAGGTATTGTGGTAATGAAGAGAGGCACTGCAACAGTGAATGTGCAAGAGTTGCGGGCAGTATTGAGTGCTGATTTATAGATCTTGAATCACTGTGCATATATCCCCCGCGGTTTGCCGCGAGTCCGGCATGACGAATAATACATTGCTGTTTGCGCCGGGGAGATTTATTGTTAAGGAAGGATATGGGACAGATTATCAGGGAACTTGCAGAGCTTAAGGGTATTGTTGAAGCCGAAAGGCAAGAAGGAAAAAAAATAGTTTTCGGCAACGGGTGTTTTGACATTCTCCATGTGGGCCACGTAAGGTATTTAAAAGGGGCAAAGGAACTCGGTGATATTCTTATTGTTGCAATAAACGATGACTCATCTGTTGCAGGACTCGGAAAGAGGAAACAGGTTGTGACCCCGGCAGCAGAAAGGGCTGAGATTGTCTCTGCCATAGAGTGCGTTGATTACGTGATAACATTCAACGAGCCTAATGTGGAACGCCTGCTGCTTGAGCTAAAACCTCATATACACGCAAAAGGAACGGATTATACTGAGGATAACGTCCCTGAAAGAAATATAGTTCTCTCTTACGGGGGAAGAGTTGCCATCGTGGGTGACCCCAAGGACCATTCCACGCGGGATATAATCTCATTAATCAAGCAGTCCTGATCAGACTGCAAATACTAACGGCAATTTCATCAAGGAGCTGAGATGGCACCCAATCATTTTAAAGAGATCCTGTTACGGCGTGACCAATTTATATATACCGTTGAACTTGTTCCTGGCAGAGGGGCACGTGGCAAAGTTCAGGAGGATATCCTGGTGCTTGCCGATAAAGCTGCCCACGGAGGACTCGTTCATGCCCTT
This genomic window from Pseudomonadota bacterium contains:
- a CDS encoding adenylyltransferase/cytidyltransferase family protein — protein: MLRKDMGQIIRELAELKGIVEAERQEGKKIVFGNGCFDILHVGHVRYLKGAKELGDILIVAINDDSSVAGLGKRKQVVTPAAERAEIVSAIECVDYVITFNEPNVERLLLELKPHIHAKGTDYTEDNVPERNIVLSYGGRVAIVGDPKDHSTRDIISLIKQS
- a CDS encoding PfkB family carbohydrate kinase, whose translation is MKAGNKVMKLKQEGKRQAFSIEKIIGRFKGKKICVIGDIIADVYIFGKPYRLSREAPVVVVKYEEEMVYPGSAGNTINNLLALGAQVFPIGFIGKDNAGDRLMEYFSRYKTISMDGLVRYKGATVTKTRILAGDTHTSKQQVIRIDKDSNEPVPQQARALFTKKLAEIAPSMDAFIVSDYGHGTVDNRTIETMRDMAKDKVVVGDSRYNLNAFKGLTMITPNESEAYSLSSMDEGHDIEAAGRKIMDFMDIAALLITRGNKGMSLFLKDGKVHHIHISGTDDVTDVTGAGDTVCAALTLSLASSADFYTASRIANYAAGIVVMKRGTATVNVQELRAVLSADL
- a CDS encoding glycosyltransferase family 9 protein → MSIPAVIAIRNTYSDARICWLVEGSVSRFLSYQDFVDDVIEFPRHSIVRAIKKSDPIRAIKEINAFLKRLRKVEYDIIADFHGIIKSAIFAKIARGARRIGFGKIYAKEKSHLFYGEAVTAGNNRIHKVERNMLIAHYLGAGKEIPEVKLVVPSEMEKYIDSFFSEADLSGAVFAVNPFSSSGSAYKRWNIKHYGALIKKISNEIGGHVLILWGPGEKKEAEHLRQISGDGALLSCSTDVPQLFALLKKVDMYIGGDTGVMHLAAFAGRPVVAIFGPTDVNINAPFGQNNIIVRKDLPCSPCKNKKCQNRKCVESITVDEVFEAVVKMHKSVHN
- a CDS encoding thioesterase family protein, with translation MKNQKKTDRINDFETIDVAVRVRYADTDKMGVVYHGTYSVYFEVGRSEYIRKKGFTYRDFEEMGYQLVVVELEARYYSSATYDDLLTVKTGISELKSRGLTFHYEIYKNGNMIVEGKTKHICLNAGKKPVLIPSPLVEILKDVKPQ
- a CDS encoding radical SAM protein yields the protein MKVLFIYPNLYAQIGFSYGISYISGLLKAKGIETYLLNVNEKLGYPLDFDRIKMDVLSIKPDFIGFSVLTNQYKYALEIAHSIKGYYDAPIVFGGIHPTMDPHGTIAEGPVDYICIGEGEEAFLELIQKADPRGIRNIGYKDGGSIILEPLRPFTDITKLPFKDYEIFDFQQMIDAKDGWVGLLASRGCPFRCTYCLNHKIMKLYKDNGYLPKEYLRRHEVDEVTSEIEYLLARYKRIKMFIFDDDVFTFDKAWLKEFSEKYRAITDIGFVCNAHARIFDEDMARYLKDAGCKIVKFGLESGSDRVRRNVLNRYMTNKDIERAFKMAHKFGLHTSAFVMIGLPHEEKADMVETMDLLARIQPGRIRWSLFFPFIGTKAYDIAKKAGQIDFEKMGLLDNFTDETCMILGEGADLFVNKLKTMFCLFLNGYADMDGQQKYAQLVSKVESSTAEGWRENKGLFIQQMNMLDKEMEEKERCFYTVKYNAFMGVRSDWKDDSISA
- the waaF gene encoding lipopolysaccharide heptosyltransferase II, encoding MTGKTIVYLPNWLGDMVMAIPFLNSLKASLDGELWGIGKTSAIHIYNGLNIFDRFIPLDSKGPIPLLDTITLVKDLGFERSIALPHSFRSALLFYLARVNERIGYSRNKRGFMLTQRVAEDNTLEPTVEHYLKIIDALGGKRLPDTPALCITDDEEHKFDQNNMDINKPYLAFIIGAQYGPSKCWPPGHFSELSDMIAGAYGMKVYVLPGKGEEGLAREIYNGTDRKEFIEIKSMDIRDLKVCLSRASVVVSNDTGPRHISAALCVPTLVLLGPMDERYTKYPNNYTYQISKDIPCRPCNNKKCNKNHECLKGISPKEVFLKLEEIIESR